DNA from Rhodobacteraceae bacterium M382:
CCCCAGCTGGTAACTAAAGGGGCCTTAACTTTCTGAACCAAAAGCATACTTTCCCGCTCTTCACCCCGAACCCACACTTCCGATGTCGGTCGGACCCGTGTGGAGGATGAAGAACATTTGGTTCAAATCCGTGCAGAATTTGAACCGGGTTAGTGTACTTGACTTGGACAACTCTGTTCGTTTCAGACGGGATACGCACAAAGGAGACGAGGAAACATCTCCAATCACGCCTTCTGGACCTTCTTGCGAAGAACCAGAACCGTACTGAGATCATCCACGTACTTGTGGCGATCAAACAGTGTTGATTGATTTTCTCTCTAAACGATGTCAATGCAACCGAAGTTGCGTGCGTCCGATTGGACGATCAAACACTCAATACAAAGTGCTTGATGATCTAATCGGGAAAGTAATGGTGGAGCCTAGGAGGATCGAACTCCTGACCTCCTGAATGCAAATCAGGCGCTCTCCCAGCTGAGCTAAGGCCCCACGTTATGCAGTCGCTATCGTGACCTTTTGCTCCGCAAAAGACACTGTCGCGACAACGACATTTTCTGCCAATGGCAAAAAATGTCTTGGTGGGTCGAGGAGGACTTGAACCTCCGACCTCACGCTTATCAGGCGTGCGCTCTAACCACCTGAGCTACCGACCCAGACAGGCCGGCAGGCCTGGTGTGTGCTGAAGAGATATGAGGACGGCCTGGTCCGTGATGTGGTCAGTTTTGATTACTGACCGTTGCTAAGTGTTCCACGAACAAAAACAAGTTCTTGCTGACTAGGAACATCCTTAGAAAGGAGGTGATCCAGCCGCAGGTTCCCCTACGGCTACCTTGTTACGACTTCACCCCAGTCGCTGAGCTCACCGTGGTCCGCTGCCCCCTCGAAAGGTTGGCGCACGGCCTTCGGGTAAACCCAACTCCCATGGTGTGACGGGCGGTGTGTACAAGGCCCGGGAACGTATTCACCGCGTCATGCTGTTACGCGATTACTAGCGATTCCGACTTCATGGGGTCGAGTTGCAGACCCCAATCCGAACTGAGACAGTTTTTTGGGATTAACCCATTGTCACTGCCATTGTAGCACGTGTGTAGCCCAACCCGTAAGGGCCATGAGGACTTGACGTCATCCACACCTTCCTCCCGCTTATCACGGGCAGTTTCTTTAGAGTGCCCAGCCGAACTGCTGGCAACTAAAGATGTGGGTTGCGCTCGTTGCCGGACTTAACCGAACATCTCACGACACGAGCTGACGACAGCCATGCAGCACCTGTCACTAGGTCACCGAAGTGAAAGCCAAATCTCTCTGGCGGTCCTAGGATGTCAAGGGTTGGTAAGGTTCTGCGCGTTGCTTCGAATTAAACCACATGCTCCACCGCTTGTGCGGGCCCCCGTCAATTCCTTTGAGTTTTAATCTTGCGACCGTACTCCCCAGGCGGAATGCTTAATCCGTTAGGTGTGTCACCGAATAGCATGCTACCCGACGACTGGCATTCATCGTTTACGGTGTGGACTACCAGGGTATCTAATCCTGTTTGCTCCCCACACTTTCGTACCTCAGCGTCAGTATCGAGCCAGTGAGCCGCCTTCGCCACTGGTGTTCCTCCGAATATCTACGAATTTCACCTCTACACTCGGAATTCCACTCACCTCTCTCGAACTCAAGACCAGGAGTTTAAGAGGCAGTTCCAGGGTTGAGCCCTGGGATTTCACCCCTTACTTTCTGATCCGCCTACGTACGCTTTACGCCCAGTAATTCCGAACAACGCTAACCCCCTCCGTATTACCGCGGCTGCTGGCACGGAGTTAGCCGGGGTTTCTTTACCAGATACTGTCATTATCATCTCTGGCGAAAGTGCTTTACGACCCTAAGGCCTTCATCACACACGCGGCATGGCTGGATCAGGCTTGCGCCCATTGTCCAAGATTCCCCACTGCTGCCTCCCGTAGGAGTCTGGGCCGTGTCTCAGTCCCAGTGTTGCTGATCATCCTCTAAAACCAGCTATAGATCGTAGACTTGGTAGGCCATTACCCCACCAACTATCTAATCTAACGCGGGCTGATCCAAATCCGATAAATCTTTCCCCCGAAGGGCGTATAAGGTATTACTCACCGTTTCCAGTGGCTATTCCTTAGATCTGGGTACATTCCCACGCGTTACTAACCCGTCCGCCGCTCGCCCCGAAGGGTGCGCTCGACTTGCATGTGTTAGGCCTGCCGCCAGCGTTCGTTCTGAGCCAGGATCAAACTCTCAAGTTGAAATGATCTTGCGATCATGTCCTTGACGTTCGAACCTCTGCACATCCACATAATGGCCTTACTGAAACCATCATGCGTCTTTTCTGTTTGTCTGTGCTTCAGCTACCAAAGTAACCGAAAGCCGTCCAAACAGTGAAGCTGACACTCCATCATCGGCCGAAGCCTAAGAGCGCGATATGCGAGGCTGATCCATCGAAATGAACCAAACCGCCCACATATCTCTTCAGATATTAGCAATGTCAAATAACGTTGGACCACCAAGCCTAAACCCGACAACCCGAGAGACAAAATCAACCGACTGCGCTAAACTTCCTAGCGCGGCCCGCTCAACTTATCCCCAATTCTTTCCGCCTCACTTCGCTCAAGTTCCGAACCTTCCGTCCGTCCCCGCCGCTCCGTCTGGCGTCCCGTTGTGCGCCTCAGCGCCGCCGGTGAGGGGGGTTCTACGGTTAACCCACCATACCCGCAACCCCTAATTTACAAAAAATACAACTTTCTCAAAAAATCACAAATATATAAACAATAACAATGACTTAGATGGGGTGTATAATGAGCGAAGACATGGAACGTCACCTCAAGACTGTACCGTCGGCGGACCCCATCCTCTACATATTGCGTTACCAACAGAGTTACCCACAAAATTGCCCACAACGCGGTGGAATCAACATGCCGAATCCCCGGTGAATCGTTGGTTTTTTCGCGAAGGTGGGCTCCAAACCAATCTCGGCACCAATGCCCGAGTCGCTTCAGGCCAGTATCCTGCGGCTGGGCAGCTTTATGCGAAGACACAACAACGCAACCGCCACACCAAGGTAGATCAGAGGTTCAATCTGAAACCCTTTGACCAGCATGACAAAATGCAGCGCACCAAGAAGGACCGCCAAATAGGTCAACCGATGCAATTGACGCCAGCGTGGTCCAAGTTTGCGCACAGACGTATTGTTCGACGTTATCGCCAATGGCAACAGAACCACAAACCCGATCATCCCAATCGTAATATAGGGTCGCTTCACGATGTCCGCCCAGATCTGATCGGGAAGCTGAACATCCAACACCAGCCAGACAAGAAGATGACAGGACACATACAGGAACGCCAACAGGCCAAATGCACGGCGAAACCGGATCAGTGATATTCCTGTAAATCGGCGTAGCGGTGATATGGCCAACCCGATCAACAGAAGCTGCAGGGCCAGCTCGCCGTATTCATGTTCCAATGCCTTGATCGGGTCCACGCCCAGACCACCGGTCAGCCCCTGATAGAACAGCCATGGCACAGGCAGAGCACCGACCAGGTAGATTCCCCAAGTCGGTACTTTGCGTAATAAGGCATTGAGACCGTCGGCCATCAATAGAACCTTGTCAGATCCATACCGTCATAAAGAGCGGCGACCTCCTCTTTGTAGCCATTGAACATCAAAGTGGGTTTGCGACGTGCGAACAACCCGCCCCCCAAAGGACGTTCCGACGCCTGGGACCAACGTGGATGATCCACATTGGGGTTCACGTTGCTATAGAACCCATATTCGCCAGGATTAGCCATGTTCCAGCTTGCCGGTGGTTCCTTGTCGGTCAGTGTAAGACGAACGATCGACTTGATCGACTTGAAGCCGTACTTCCACGGCACCACCAACCGCAGCGGGGCGCCGTTCTGGTTCGGCAATGGCTTACCAAAGATCCCGGTGGCCATCAGGGTCAACGGGTGCATAGCCTCATCCAGACGCAATCCCTCTCGATATGGCCAGTCCAGAACCCGGTATTGGGTGCCCGGCATTTCTGAGGGGCGGTACAGGGTTTCAAAGGCGACGTATTTGGCCCCATCCTTGACACCGGCCATGTTCAACAGATCGGCCAGTTCAAAGCCGTTCCAAGGAACAACCATCGACCATGCCTCAACACAGCGGAACCGATAGATCCGCTCTTCGATGGTCATCTCGGACAAGATTTCATTGAAGTCGTATTCGCCAGGGCGATCGACCATCCCGTCGATAGTGACACTCCAGGGCGAGGTGGTCAGACTGTGGGCATTGGCAGACGGATCGCCTTTGCCGGTGCCGAACTCATAGTAGTTGCAATAGGTCGTCACGTCTTCCCAGCTGTTGGGTTCCAATCCTTCGCCAGCCTGCGCTGCGCCGCCGGTCATCGCGGCCAATCCCGCCCCGGCCATTCCGGCCATTATCTGGCGGCGGTTCAGGAATGCCGCCTGTGGGGTAACATCAGCCGATGTCAGATCATTGGTCCAGCGATAAGCCATTCAGCGTGTCTCCTCGATTAAATCATTATACATGACTTAGTGAATGGGGCCGAAACAGCCAAAACATATCCTCTCACGATTCAGCGACGGGACTGTAACTTGGTTGGATTTCATTCATCGGAACCGACCGCCCATTGTCCTGCATGATCCGCATATGACGGCGGCGCATCAGACGGGGTTCAGACACGCCAACGGAATTCGCAATGGTTTCAACCTCGTGGATGATCTCGGTCGCATAGCGGGCCACGCGACGGTATTTCTGTTCTGCCACCAATCCCTTTTGGAACCTCGGGTCATGGGTGGTGATCCCTGTGGGGCAGGTATTCTTGTTGCATTTGAGCGCTTGGATACAGCCCAGCGCGAACATAAAGCCCCGCGCCGAAGTTACAAAATCCGCACCAGTCGCCAGCGCCCAGGCCACATCCGACGGGTTCACCAGCTTGCCCGAAGTGATCAACCGGATCCGATCCTTGAGCCCATATTCATCACGCAAGTTCGCCACCAACGGTAAGGCTTCGCGCACAGACATACCCACCAGATCAATCAACGGCATCGGTGCAGCACCAGTACCGCCCTCGCCCCCGTCAATGGTGATAAAGTCCGGCGCGCATTCTTCGCTACGTCGGCTGATGGTTTCAAACAGGTCGCGCATCACCTCTTCGGAGCCCACAACAGTTTTGATCCCAACGGGCTTACCAGTGACACCGCGGATATGGCGGACCATGTCCAGCAGGTCGTTAAAACAATTCATCTCGCGGTGGCGGTTTGGGGATAGGCTGTCGTGGTCTTTGGAAATGCCTCGGATCGCCGCGATTTCATCCGTGATCTTTTCGGCAGGCAGGATACCTCCCTTGCCCGGTTTGGCCCCCTGGGACAGCTTTAGCTCAAACATACGCACGGTGTCATGGGCGGCGATTTCGCGCAGCTTGTCATCGCTCAGATTGCCCTCGCTGTCGCGCACCCCATATTTGGCGGTTCCAATCTGAAATACGACGTCACAACCCCCTTCCAGATGAAACGGGCTCAGCCCCCCTTCCCCGGTGTTCAGCCAGACACCGGCCTCTTTGGCACCTCGGCTCAACGCCTGAACCGCGGGCTTTGAAATCGCGCCATAGCTCATCCCCGAGATGTTAAAGAACGACGGCGCATCAAAGGGGGTTCGGGCCGTGGGCCCAATCACAAGAGGTTCGGATTTGGCGTATTGGTCATCCAGTGGCGGAAACGGAGCGTTGACGAAAATTGGTGTGCCCGGAATGTTCAGATTGCGCGTAGACCCAAAAGCCACCGTATTGCTTTTCCCGGAGGATGCCCGACCAACCCATTCCCGCTGCGCCCGGTTGAATGGCAGCTCTTCCCGGTCCATGGCAAAGAAGTATTGCCGGAAAAATTCGCCCAACTCGCTGAACAGATGGCGAAACCGGCCAATTACCGGATAATTGCGCCGGATTGCATCGCTGGTTTGAAACCGGTCGACCACAAACATGACGACGGCCAAGACCGCCACCAGCCCGATGATAGAAACAAAACTTATCGCAAAGAATTCTATAGCCTTCATTGCAAAACCCATGCAAAAACTCCGATATGTTGACGTATCGCAAGGCAGTACTGCGCGACTCTCCCGAACAGTGAAAGGGAAGGACGCAGCTGGCAAGCCACGCCGGATCACATTGGGAGAAGATAGATGAAACAATTCGTTTTTGCAGCAATCTTGGGTGTTTGCGCCCAGACGTCTACAGCACAGGACATGGTGACCTATACGACAGATCAGGATTTTGATGACGTCGCCTTTGGGATCGAGAGCGCAATTACCGATGCAGGTCTGGTTGTGGACCACGTCAGCCACGTAGGTGCCATGCTGGAACGCACACGGGCGGATGTCGGTTCAGATATGGTTTTGTTTGAAAAGGCCGACGTCTATTCTTTTTGTTCGGCCACTATATCCCGTCAGGTGATGGAGGCAGATCCGATGAACATCGTCTTTTGCCCGTATGACATCTTTCTCGCCCAGCAACCTGGGTCCGATCAGGTCGTCGTGGGCTATCGCCAGTTCCCTGAAGGGGCAATGCAGACAGTACAGAAGCTGCTCGATGACATCGTTCAGGAAGCCATTGGCGAATAACATCCACTGTTATTTTCTGTTTTGGACAAAAAAGCCCGCCTTTGCCGGCGGGCTTTTTCATCTAACTGTGGCTTAATCGGATCAATGCACAACCGCATCGTCGGGACGCGGACGGTCCGAAGTGCCCAGCCGGTCCCCGATGATCAACCCATCGCTTCCAGCAGATACCGGCAGCGTGTCACCATCTTTGACATCACCGGCCAACAGCAGCTCCGCCAGCGGGTTCTGCAAGGCGCGTTGGATCACCCTCTTCAATGGGCGGGCACCAAACACCGGATCATACCCTTCATCCGCCAACCAGGTCTTTGCGGTTTCATCCAGCTCCAGCTGGATCTTGCGTCCGGCAAGCCGCTTTTTCAAACGGGCCAGCTGAATATCCACAATACCGTCCATATCTTTACGCGCCAGACGGTCAAAGATGATCGTCTCGTCCAGTCGGTTCAGAAATTCGGGACGGAAGTGCGCCCGCACCGCATCCATCACATCCCGACGCGCGTCGGACGCATCCGCTCCTTCGGGCAATTGGCTCAGAGCCTGCGCTCCCAGGTTTGAAGTCAACACGATCAGCGTCTGTTTGAAATCGACCGTGCGCCCCTGACCATCGGTCAGCACCCCATCGTCCAAAACCTGCAACAGCACGTTGAACACATCCGGGTGGGCTTTTTCAACTTCGTCAAACAGGACGACCTGATAGGGGCGACGCCGAACGGCTTCGGTCAGCGCTCCGCCTTCGTCATACCCGACATAACCGGGAGGGGCCCCGATCAGACGCGCGACGCTATGTTTCTCCATGTATTCGGACATGTCGATGCGCACCATCGCGTTGTCGTCATCAAACAGGAAATTCGCGACGGCCTTGGTCAATTCGGTCTTGCCCACGCCGGTCGGCCCCAGGAACAGAAAGGAGCCCAGCGGACGACCTTCGTCGTTCAACCCGGCCCGGGCGCGGCGCACGGCATTGGACACCGCAGTCACCGCCAAATTCTGACCAATCACGCGTGCGTGCAGGTCATCTTCCATGCGCAGCAATTTTTCCCGTTCGCCTTCGAGCATCTTGGACGTCGGGATGCCGGTCCAGCGTTCCACCACGGCAGCAATCTGTTCCGGGCGCACCGCCTCTTCGACCATCAGCCCACTGTCTTCCCGGTTTTCGGCCTCGGACAGCTTTTTCTCCAGATCGGGGATCACGCCATAGGACAGCTCTCCGGCCTTGGCCAGATTGCCCTCGCGCTTGGCGATTTCCAGGTCGGCTCGTGCCTTGTCCAGCAGCTCCTTGAGATCGCGTGCCCCTGCCAGCTTGTCCCGTTCCGCCTGCCACTGGGCCGTCATCTCGGCGGATTTTTCCTGCAGATCGGCCAAATCCTTCTGCAAGGTTTCCAACCGATCCTTGGAGGCCACGTCATCTTCGAGTTGCAAGGCTTGCTCTTCGATCTGCAATTGCAGGATCTGACGGTCCAGCTGGTCCAGCTCTTCGGGCTTGCTGTCTACTTCCATACGCAGACGGCTGGCCGCTTCGTCCACCAGGTCAATCGCCTTGTCCGGCAAAAACCGGTCAGTGATATACCGGTGCGACAGGGTCGAAGCCGCCACCAACGCGGAATCGCTGATCCGCACACCGTGGTGAAGTTCGTATTTCTCCTTGATCCCGCGCAGGATGCTGATTGTGTCCTCGACTGTGGGTTCGGTCACCACAACCGGCTGGAACCGACGGGCCAAAGCCGCATCCTTTTCCACGTACTTGCGATATTCATCCAGCGTGGTTGCACCGATACAATGCAACTCCCCACGGGCCAACGCCGGTTTGATCAGATTCGCAGCATCCATTG
Protein-coding regions in this window:
- the clpB gene encoding ATP-dependent chaperone ClpB codes for the protein MDLNKFTERARGFVQAAQTIALREGHQRLVPEHILKALMDDDQGLASNLISRAGGTPSRVVEHLDIAMGKQPKVSGDASQIYMDGQTAKVLDEAGKLAKKAGDSFVPVERVLMALCMVKSKAKDALDAGGVSAQKLNEAINDIRKGRTADSASAEEGYDALKKYARDLTEAAAEGKIDPIIGRDEEIRRAMQVLSRRTKNNPVLIGEPGVGKTAIAEGMALRIVNGDVPESLRDKKLLSLDMGALIAGAKYRGEFEERLKAVLTEVTEAAGEIILFIDEMHTLVGAGKSDGAMDAANLIKPALARGELHCIGATTLDEYRKYVEKDAALARRFQPVVVTEPTVEDTISILRGIKEKYELHHGVRISDSALVAASTLSHRYITDRFLPDKAIDLVDEAASRLRMEVDSKPEELDQLDRQILQLQIEEQALQLEDDVASKDRLETLQKDLADLQEKSAEMTAQWQAERDKLAGARDLKELLDKARADLEIAKREGNLAKAGELSYGVIPDLEKKLSEAENREDSGLMVEEAVRPEQIAAVVERWTGIPTSKMLEGEREKLLRMEDDLHARVIGQNLAVTAVSNAVRRARAGLNDEGRPLGSFLFLGPTGVGKTELTKAVANFLFDDDNAMVRIDMSEYMEKHSVARLIGAPPGYVGYDEGGALTEAVRRRPYQVVLFDEVEKAHPDVFNVLLQVLDDGVLTDGQGRTVDFKQTLIVLTSNLGAQALSQLPEGADASDARRDVMDAVRAHFRPEFLNRLDETIIFDRLARKDMDGIVDIQLARLKKRLAGRKIQLELDETAKTWLADEGYDPVFGARPLKRVIQRALQNPLAELLLAGDVKDGDTLPVSAGSDGLIIGDRLGTSDRPRPDDAVVH
- the msrQ gene encoding protein-methionine-sulfoxide reductase heme-binding subunit MsrQ, with product MADGLNALLRKVPTWGIYLVGALPVPWLFYQGLTGGLGVDPIKALEHEYGELALQLLLIGLAISPLRRFTGISLIRFRRAFGLLAFLYVSCHLLVWLVLDVQLPDQIWADIVKRPYITIGMIGFVVLLPLAITSNNTSVRKLGPRWRQLHRLTYLAVLLGALHFVMLVKGFQIEPLIYLGVAVALLCLRIKLPSRRILA
- a CDS encoding FMN-binding glutamate synthase family protein yields the protein MGFAMKAIEFFAISFVSIIGLVAVLAVVMFVVDRFQTSDAIRRNYPVIGRFRHLFSELGEFFRQYFFAMDREELPFNRAQREWVGRASSGKSNTVAFGSTRNLNIPGTPIFVNAPFPPLDDQYAKSEPLVIGPTARTPFDAPSFFNISGMSYGAISKPAVQALSRGAKEAGVWLNTGEGGLSPFHLEGGCDVVFQIGTAKYGVRDSEGNLSDDKLREIAAHDTVRMFELKLSQGAKPGKGGILPAEKITDEIAAIRGISKDHDSLSPNRHREMNCFNDLLDMVRHIRGVTGKPVGIKTVVGSEEVMRDLFETISRRSEECAPDFITIDGGEGGTGAAPMPLIDLVGMSVREALPLVANLRDEYGLKDRIRLITSGKLVNPSDVAWALATGADFVTSARGFMFALGCIQALKCNKNTCPTGITTHDPRFQKGLVAEQKYRRVARYATEIIHEVETIANSVGVSEPRLMRRRHMRIMQDNGRSVPMNEIQPSYSPVAES
- a CDS encoding DUF302 domain-containing protein, which translates into the protein MKQFVFAAILGVCAQTSTAQDMVTYTTDQDFDDVAFGIESAITDAGLVVDHVSHVGAMLERTRADVGSDMVLFEKADVYSFCSATISRQVMEADPMNIVFCPYDIFLAQQPGSDQVVVGYRQFPEGAMQTVQKLLDDIVQEAIGE
- the msrP gene encoding protein-methionine-sulfoxide reductase catalytic subunit MsrP, with the protein product MAYRWTNDLTSADVTPQAAFLNRRQIMAGMAGAGLAAMTGGAAQAGEGLEPNSWEDVTTYCNYYEFGTGKGDPSANAHSLTTSPWSVTIDGMVDRPGEYDFNEILSEMTIEERIYRFRCVEAWSMVVPWNGFELADLLNMAGVKDGAKYVAFETLYRPSEMPGTQYRVLDWPYREGLRLDEAMHPLTLMATGIFGKPLPNQNGAPLRLVVPWKYGFKSIKSIVRLTLTDKEPPASWNMANPGEYGFYSNVNPNVDHPRWSQASERPLGGGLFARRKPTLMFNGYKEEVAALYDGMDLTRFY